ACAGCCGACGACCACCGTCGGCGGTGGTGTCGCCCCCAACGCCCGCACACCGGCGAACACCGCCGCCGGGTCCATCCCGTGCGCGTCCAGCGCGGCCGGGTGGTCCGGGTCCGGCTCGGCGCGCAGGATCTCCAGCCGGCCCGGTTGTCCCCGGTCCGGCAGCGCGTCGACCAGGACCAAGGCGTCCCAGGGCTCGAGCAGGTCGTAGGCCAGATGCATACCGCGGATGCCGTAGTCGACGATGCGCACGCGCGGATCGGGGCCCGGCGGCATCCGCCGCACCACCTCGGGGCCGAAGCCGTCGTCGCCGAGAAAGATGTTGCCGATTCCCGCGACGAGTACGCGCCCGGTCATCGCGGATCGCCGGGCCGTGTCGTGTCCCCGACGTTCACATCCGCCGGATTCGCAGATAGCGGCGCATATCCGGGATCGAGCGCAGGCCGACGACCGCCGCTACCGCCACTGCCACGGCGACGACCGCCAACGCAACCATTCCCACAATCTCCATGAGAGGTCTCTCCTTTCCCGCTGTGCTGTCGCGGATTTCGCTGTTCAGTTGTCCGGTCCGTCGAGCGGTTCGAGCTCATCGGGATCGAAATACAGGTAGCGCCCGTACGATTCGTGCAGATCGGCGCCGGGATCATCGGTGATGACGACGCCCACGTGGGTGCGGCCGTCGACATCGGCGTGCACCGAGGTGACGCGGGCTTCGCGGCCGTCGAAGAACATGTCGTGGATGTCGGCGCGCCGGGTCGGGCGCAGCCGCACCCGGCTGCCCTTGCGCACCAGGGTTCCGGCGATGGCCACGGCATCGGAGTCCGGGCTGACCGCGCCGTCGGCCTCGGGATCCCACCAGTTCATCCCGAACGGGATCTCCGGAATCGGATGCGGCGCCTCGGCGTGCGGGTCGCGCAGTACGCCGTGCAGCCGGGCGAGATCCTCGGCGGTCATGGCGTCGCATCGGTCCACGATGCGGGCGGCGCGGGCATCGGTGGCGCGGGCGGCGGCCTTCTCCGCATCGGTCATGGTCATCACACGCAGGGACAGGATCTCGTCGATTTCGGTCGAATCGTAGAGCGGCTCCCGGCTCTGCTCCGCGATCTGCGGGTGGTCGTAGAGGATGATC
The genomic region above belongs to Nocardia spumae and contains:
- a CDS encoding hydrogenase maturation protease, encoding MTGRVLVAGIGNIFLGDDGFGPEVVRRMPPGPDPRVRIVDYGIRGMHLAYDLLEPWDALVLVDALPDRGQPGRLEILRAEPDPDHPAALDAHGMDPAAVFAGVRALGATPPPTVVVGCQVASTAEEIGLSEPVAAAVAPAVDAVGRVVAGLLVQRTEV
- a CDS encoding DUF6893 family small protein, whose protein sequence is MEIVGMVALAVVAVAVAVAAVVGLRSIPDMRRYLRIRRM